From Primulina tabacum isolate GXHZ01 chromosome 2, ASM2559414v2, whole genome shotgun sequence, one genomic window encodes:
- the LOC142537655 gene encoding uncharacterized protein LOC142537655 codes for MNKAGKSNTEGQPVVVEESHFPEEVQYINNKNFGGYGAYRDLKNLHSNIQSAEQEEVAFTGGDDKGRKGNLPQKLQDLGEFVVPCEIGSQSVKKAICDSGASVNIMPSFLYEKLGLSRIKPTGLSLQMADKSVRTPLGIVEDVELKIDKIRLLADFVVLDMENSQNVRAILGRPFLVTAGAVIDLRQGKLTMAVDGQNIELKASKISYDPP; via the exons ATGAATAAAGCGGGTAAATCAAACACAGAGGGACAACCGGTTGTTGTTGAAGAATCACATTTCCCTGAAGAAGTCCAATACATCAACAACAAGAACTTTGGAGGCTATGGAgcatatcgag atctcaagaacctacactcTAACATTCAGTCTGCAGAGCAGGAAGAGGTGGCATTTACTGGAGGAGATGATAAGGGCAGGAAAGGAAATCTTCCTCAGAAGCTACAAGACCTTGGGGAATTTGTTGTACCATGTGAAATTGGAAGTCAATCAGTGAAAAAAGCTATCTGTGATTCAGGAGCGAGTGTGAACATAATGCCAAGTTTCCTTTACGAAAAACTTGGATTGAGTAGGATAAAGCCCACAGGACTAAGCTTGCAGATGGCGGATAAATCGGTTAGGACACCGCTGGGTATTGTTGAAGATGTTGAACTTAAGATTGATAAAATAAGGCTTCTAgcagattttgtggtgcttgacatggaGAACAGTCAGAATGTTCGTGCTATTTTAGGACGACCATTTTTGGTTACTGCTGGAGCCGTCATTGATTTGAGACAAGGAAAACTGACCATGGCGGTTGATGGTCAAAACATAGAACTCAAGGCTTCCAAGATATCATACGATCCACCATGA